The following proteins come from a genomic window of Sorghum bicolor cultivar BTx623 chromosome 3, Sorghum_bicolor_NCBIv3, whole genome shotgun sequence:
- the LOC8077425 gene encoding ylmG homolog protein 1-1, chloroplastic: MEMEASLLVAPKPSMPRTVSSIFSARRPARRWRCLAVAATTKPRSERGNVNAPVQHLAPSKQPTTVGARARGGLLAAAAVVATAALPPCQALPAAGVVESGPSLVDTLYRAVAVLGDLDPATAKAVAGVAGPVLSAFGFLFILRIVMSWYPRLPVTEFPYVVAYAPTEPFLAVTRRLIPPLGGVDVTPVVWFGLVSFLSEILVGPQGLLVLLSQQR, from the exons ATGGAGATGGAGGCGTCCTTGCTCGTAGCTCCCAAGCCTTCCATGCCCAGGACCGTCTCTTCCATCTTCTCCGCCAGACGACCCGCTAGGAGATGGAGGTGCCTCGCCGTCGCGGCCACCACCAAG CCCCGCTCGGAAAGAGGCAATGTCAATGCCCCGGTGCAGCACCTAGCGCCAAGCAAGCAGCCAACGACGGTGGGAGctcgcgcgcgcggcggcctgctcgccgccgccgccgtagtCGCCACGGCAGCGCTACCACCATGTCAAGCTTTACCAGCCGCCGGGGTGGTGGAATCGGGACCGTCGCTGGTGGACACCCTGTACCGCGCGGTGGCGGTGCTGGGTGACCTGGACCCGGCGACGGCGAAGGCGGTGGCGGGCGTGGCGGGGCCGGTGCTGTCGGCGTTCGGCTTCCTCTTCATCCTGCGGATCGTCATGTCGTGGTACCCGAGGCTCCCCGTCACGGAGTTCCCCTACGTGGTGGCGTACGCGCCCACGGAGCCGTTCCTCGCCGTCACCCGCAGGCTCATCCCGCCGCTCGGCGGCGTCGACGTCACGCCCGTCGTCTGGTTTGGACTCGTCAGCTTCCTCAGCGAGATCCTCGTCGGCCCACAGGGCCTGCTCGTCCTGCTCTCGCAGCAGCGCTAG